In Xiphophorus couchianus chromosome 24, X_couchianus-1.0, whole genome shotgun sequence, a single genomic region encodes these proteins:
- the ormdl2 gene encoding ORM1-like protein 2, with amino-acid sequence MNVGVAHSEVNPNTRVMNSRGIWLTYLLLTVVLHIVLLSIPFFSVPLVWTLTNVIHNLAMYLFLHTVKGTPFETPDQGKARLLTHWEQMDYGVQFTSSRKFLTISPIVLHILASFYTKYDATHFLINTCSLMTVLIPKLPQLHGVRIFGINKY; translated from the exons ATGAATGTTGGCGTAGCTCACAGTGAGGTGAACCCCAACACACGGGTGATGAACAGCAGGGGAATATGGCTCACCTATCTTTTACTGACCGTGGTTCTGCACATTGTTCTGCTCAGCATTCCTTTCTTCTCGGTGCCGCTCGTCTGGACCCTCACCAACGTCATCCACAATCTG GCGATGTACCTGTTCCTACACACAGTGAAGGGCACTCCCTTCGAAACTCCGGACCAGGGCAAAGCCCGTCTGCTCACACACTGGGAACAGATGGACTACGGCGTCCAGTTCACTTCTTCACGCAAGTTCCTCACCATCTCACCAATTGTTCT GCACATTCTTGCCAGTTTCTACACAAAATACGATGCAACgcattttttaatcaacacaTGCTCCCTGATGACCGTCCTAATCCCAAAGCTGCCGCAGCTTCACGGAGTACGGATATTTGGCATCAACAAATACTGA